The Thermoflexus sp. genome includes a window with the following:
- the csx15 gene encoding CRISPR-associated protein Csx15 — translation MVVLNFAHPLTPEQQRQIEALAGQPVEQVIAIDAQIDPARPLVPQVVSMVDRVGFSPEEWQTRPILILLPSLNYSAGVLLAELHGRMGYFPSIIRMRPVPEAVPPRFEVAEIISLQAVREAARVRRGASEGRGSDAS, via the coding sequence ATGGTCGTTTTAAACTTTGCGCACCCACTCACACCGGAACAGCAGCGGCAGATCGAGGCCCTTGCGGGGCAGCCGGTGGAACAGGTCATCGCCATCGACGCCCAGATCGATCCGGCCCGTCCCCTGGTCCCGCAAGTGGTGTCCATGGTGGATCGGGTGGGGTTCTCCCCCGAGGAGTGGCAGACCCGACCCATCCTGATCCTGTTGCCCTCGTTGAACTACAGCGCCGGGGTGCTGCTGGCGGAGCTTCACGGCCGCATGGGCTATTTCCCATCGATCATCCGGATGCGGCCGGTTCCGGAGGCTGTTCCGCCCCGATTCGAGGTGGCGGAGATCATCTCCCTGCAGGCCGTGCGGGAGGCCGCGCGCGTCCGGCGGGGGGCGTCGGAAGGGAGGGGGAGCGATGCGTCTTAA
- the cas6 gene encoding CRISPR-associated endoribonuclease Cas6, whose product MRLKIALRFVRPGRLPWGYPEWLRGLAYTAMMRGLPQVAHRLHEEGWPGPEGRAYKPLTYSWLHGLQPDRAGLWAEGAVTWWISSPIPSVVEALALGLLLEPEVRLGSHPVIVERMEVEPTPIFEGAATFTALSPITLSTGERRADGKLVKRYLSPEEPEFARALAENLRRKAAAFYGQAIPGDLEIQVHPPYRSKLVRIHDTDIRGWMLSFTVSGPPDLIRLGYEAGFGEHTASGFGMVAVAREQWENTPSHDARVLGHFVRLQASR is encoded by the coding sequence ATGCGTCTTAAGATCGCGTTGCGCTTCGTGCGTCCGGGCCGGTTGCCCTGGGGCTATCCGGAGTGGTTGCGGGGCCTGGCCTACACGGCGATGATGCGGGGGCTTCCCCAGGTGGCCCATCGGCTTCACGAGGAGGGGTGGCCGGGTCCAGAGGGACGCGCCTACAAGCCCCTCACCTACTCCTGGCTCCACGGCCTGCAGCCGGATCGGGCGGGGCTGTGGGCGGAAGGGGCCGTCACCTGGTGGATCTCCTCGCCGATCCCGTCGGTCGTCGAGGCCCTGGCCCTGGGGCTGCTGCTGGAGCCCGAGGTCCGGCTGGGATCCCACCCGGTGATCGTGGAACGCATGGAGGTTGAGCCGACGCCGATCTTCGAAGGGGCGGCGACCTTCACGGCCCTCTCGCCCATCACCCTGTCCACCGGGGAACGGCGGGCGGACGGCAAGCTGGTCAAGCGGTATCTCTCGCCGGAGGAGCCGGAGTTTGCGCGGGCCCTGGCCGAGAACCTGCGGCGGAAGGCGGCGGCTTTTTATGGGCAGGCGATCCCGGGCGACCTGGAGATCCAGGTGCATCCCCCCTATCGCTCCAAGCTCGTGCGGATCCACGACACCGACATCCGGGGCTGGATGCTTTCGTTCACCGTCTCGGGCCCCCCGGATCTCATCCGCCTGGGCTACGAAGCCGGCTTCGGCGAACACACCGCCAGCGGCTTCGGCATGGTGGCCGTGGCCCGGGAGCAATGGGAGAACACCCCTTCCCATGACGCTCGAGTTCTTGGGCATTTTGTCCGCCTCCAAGCATCTCGATAA
- a CDS encoding Cas10/Cmr2 second palm domain-containing protein has product MTLEFLGILSASKHLDKDHNLEFAMISDLIHLFKSEFSEKLYRADYLLADTRIPWVSLYDHLMLTAGFAAAFAEELLRRGRGAVEICGIELSPSELRALARLCGLLHDLGKARIGETEYRFHVQRGLEYAREWLATKGVEEHLQEIILGVVARHHLRDGPQTILEKLVCLADSYASAGDRPELARASTATEFQRLAEETLRMEQELFGTDKPICLLLGDTDAIKSYVYETSTLPEIRGASEILLELEAKVRELFTEKIAEEALIYCGGGGFLAIVPAGQAKEIKEEIEQLYLQKTGVATITVVYSDPIGYADMGRGLVPYDDAQIQALSGSDVSADLLYSHFEALLKDRTKRKNFGELVSALTGRLQQAKRAKATAPFFETLPIHRRCESCGKRAVEEHDDVRDEWMCAICSQKRERGRGERREFVKEFVQWVRDSKRVEIPEKKLDGKPRFSEDLDTLAGSDGRIALLHADGNNMGDLLQLMPSPASYRHFSRVLEDATRDALFSALWAVFGEERLRDREKLLPFEIIVLGGDDIVVIVPARYGWALTTKVLEAFEHHPGIKKLRKELQERVGSAMRRPVSLSLSAGLAIADVKYPVSFLFSLAEGLLKEAKKLAREVRTSTLCHLWLRAPVISERAGTLLSALYERQMMVLTARPYTAEQARKLAELARSLEQLPKAQRHSLAEALEKGVHVSLNYALYQAARQKERGARLREAFQELGNLLGPAEDGFWFWRRTDEGWKTALLDALELIELGAVLDIPREEHYAPSATD; this is encoded by the coding sequence ATGACGCTCGAGTTCTTGGGCATTTTGTCCGCCTCCAAGCATCTCGATAAAGATCATAATCTGGAGTTTGCGATGATCTCAGATTTAATCCATTTGTTTAAATCGGAGTTTTCGGAAAAGCTATACAGAGCAGATTATCTCCTTGCGGACACCCGCATTCCCTGGGTGTCACTCTATGACCACTTGATGCTCACGGCTGGATTTGCCGCCGCCTTTGCCGAGGAACTGCTTCGACGTGGCAGGGGGGCAGTAGAGATATGTGGGATAGAACTTTCACCCTCCGAACTGCGTGCCCTTGCCCGCCTGTGTGGGCTCCTGCACGACCTGGGGAAAGCACGAATCGGCGAAACGGAGTACCGATTCCACGTCCAACGGGGCCTGGAATATGCCCGGGAGTGGCTTGCTACAAAGGGTGTGGAGGAGCATCTCCAGGAGATCATCCTGGGCGTAGTGGCGCGCCACCACCTACGAGATGGGCCGCAGACGATTCTGGAGAAACTGGTCTGCCTGGCCGATAGCTACGCCTCCGCTGGGGATCGTCCTGAGCTGGCGCGAGCCTCTACAGCGACTGAATTCCAACGACTTGCAGAAGAGACTCTCCGCATGGAACAAGAGCTCTTTGGCACCGACAAGCCCATTTGCCTACTTCTGGGCGATACGGATGCCATCAAAAGCTACGTATACGAGACGAGCACGCTTCCCGAGATCCGTGGAGCAAGCGAAATCCTCCTGGAGCTGGAGGCAAAAGTTCGCGAGCTTTTTACGGAGAAGATCGCCGAAGAAGCCCTGATCTATTGTGGCGGGGGCGGCTTCCTTGCCATCGTTCCTGCGGGCCAGGCAAAGGAGATAAAGGAAGAGATCGAGCAACTCTACCTACAGAAAACCGGTGTTGCCACCATTACAGTTGTGTATTCGGACCCGATTGGCTATGCCGACATGGGGCGGGGGCTTGTCCCCTACGACGATGCGCAAATTCAGGCGCTTTCCGGAAGTGATGTTTCCGCTGATTTGCTCTATAGCCACTTTGAGGCTCTTCTGAAGGACCGGACAAAACGCAAAAACTTCGGCGAGTTGGTGTCAGCGCTCACCGGTAGGCTCCAGCAAGCGAAGCGGGCAAAGGCTACAGCTCCATTTTTCGAGACCCTACCCATTCACCGGCGGTGCGAGTCCTGCGGCAAGCGGGCGGTGGAAGAGCACGACGATGTGCGGGATGAGTGGATGTGTGCGATCTGCTCCCAAAAACGGGAGCGAGGAAGGGGGGAGCGCCGAGAGTTCGTAAAGGAGTTTGTCCAGTGGGTACGCGATAGCAAGCGTGTCGAGATTCCTGAAAAGAAGCTCGACGGAAAGCCACGTTTCTCCGAAGACCTGGACACACTTGCCGGCTCAGACGGTCGCATTGCCCTGCTCCACGCTGACGGCAACAACATGGGCGATCTTCTGCAATTGATGCCCTCGCCCGCTTCTTATCGTCATTTTTCGCGGGTGCTGGAAGATGCCACTCGGGATGCGCTTTTCTCAGCACTCTGGGCAGTGTTCGGCGAAGAGCGCCTGAGGGACCGCGAGAAACTGCTGCCCTTCGAGATCATTGTCCTGGGCGGGGACGACATCGTGGTCATCGTGCCTGCACGCTACGGCTGGGCGCTGACAACCAAGGTGCTTGAAGCCTTTGAGCACCACCCCGGCATCAAGAAGCTTCGAAAAGAGCTTCAGGAGCGAGTGGGAAGCGCTATGCGCCGTCCCGTTTCGCTCAGTCTCTCCGCTGGGCTGGCGATTGCCGATGTGAAGTATCCAGTAAGTTTCCTCTTTTCGCTTGCCGAAGGGCTCCTCAAGGAAGCGAAGAAGTTGGCACGAGAGGTCCGGACCAGCACGCTATGCCACCTCTGGCTGCGGGCACCGGTGATTTCAGAGCGAGCAGGCACGCTGTTGAGCGCCCTGTATGAGCGACAGATGATGGTCCTCACGGCACGTCCCTACACGGCTGAGCAGGCTCGGAAGCTCGCGGAGCTGGCCCGCAGTTTAGAACAACTTCCTAAGGCTCAGCGACACTCGCTGGCAGAAGCCCTCGAAAAAGGCGTGCATGTTTCGCTGAACTATGCCCTATATCAGGCGGCCCGGCAAAAGGAGCGCGGCGCACGGCTTCGTGAGGCGTTTCAAGAGCTGGGCAACCTCCTGGGGCCCGCGGAAGACGGCTTCTGGTTCTGGCGCCGGACGGACGAGGGCTGGAAGACGGCGCTTCTGGACGCGCTGGAACTCATTGAGCTGGGCGCTGTGCTGGACATCCCACGGGAGGAACATTATGCCCCATCAGCTACAGATTGA
- a CDS encoding RAMP superfamily CRISPR-associated protein produces MPHQLQIETKFGLVSGLHITGEQGKLWTDRALVVDWRDGKVPIVPATTIKGWLRESAERLLRGLGLPVCDGSRPGEMCNACLICKVFGSPRRRSPLRFSDAELRGGMADVRMNVSLSRHRKTAYEERLFSTEIAWQKALTARIEGWFDSQAEARKAAALLYLAAKAGFAIGAARSRGLGWLELVDFTASVDGEKLLDEDLVAQSEALVSRTEGPA; encoded by the coding sequence ATGCCCCATCAGCTACAGATTGAGACAAAGTTCGGACTCGTCTCCGGTTTGCACATCACCGGGGAGCAGGGAAAGCTCTGGACGGACAGAGCTCTGGTAGTGGACTGGCGCGACGGCAAAGTTCCCATTGTTCCTGCGACCACGATCAAAGGCTGGCTTCGGGAGAGTGCTGAGCGCCTGCTCCGCGGGCTCGGGTTACCAGTCTGCGATGGCTCTCGCCCCGGAGAGATGTGCAACGCGTGCTTGATTTGCAAGGTCTTTGGATCACCCCGCAGGCGCTCTCCCTTGCGCTTCTCGGATGCCGAGCTGCGTGGGGGCATGGCGGATGTGCGCATGAACGTCTCGCTCAGCCGCCATCGCAAGACCGCTTATGAAGAGCGGCTCTTCTCCACCGAGATCGCCTGGCAGAAGGCGCTTACGGCACGTATCGAGGGCTGGTTCGATTCACAAGCAGAAGCCCGAAAGGCAGCGGCTCTTCTGTATCTGGCGGCGAAAGCCGGCTTTGCCATCGGGGCAGCGCGCTCTCGGGGGTTGGGCTGGCTCGAGCTTGTGGATTTCACAGCGAGCGTGGACGGCGAGAAACTCCTGGACGAAGACCTTGTAGCACAGAGCGAAGCGCTTGTATCCCGGACGGAGGGTCCCGCATGA
- the csx10 gene encoding CRISPR-associated RAMP protein Csx10 — MTEYFVCLTPEKPLRTGTLKPRGDYLDTRDYLPGSVLRGALAEWLKLQGKASQIVPTVQKVRFGNLFPSASESVWALPFPMTALECKLHGGFLNVPRRSGEKPGHGIRDSLLIALAYAELERQGARFPVPMLLRCTHEIRGEKCGGRMERVSGFYATLPEGWRVMKIEKALQTKVALSRHRRAAQEGMLYRVIGVRPKSTFVGRLWVEDEAILEELKKAVESVGVGALTTRGFGAARLKAVEPGIEPIAERLRAFNEKLREVWRDLADLARQTGSPAPMEPSGTYFSVDLLAPAVLRDPHGLPTLKLFLDLDGQWREPVFWVTQPTFVGGFSTAWGLPKPTYLGAAMGSVYVFRTEASQKELLPFLENLEARGVGIRTDEGLGEILVCHPFHQEVMPV, encoded by the coding sequence ATGACGGAATACTTCGTCTGCCTCACGCCCGAAAAGCCCCTGCGCACGGGCACGCTCAAGCCTCGGGGAGATTATCTCGACACGCGGGACTACCTGCCCGGCAGCGTCCTCCGGGGCGCGCTGGCCGAATGGCTCAAGCTACAGGGGAAAGCAAGCCAGATCGTCCCGACAGTGCAAAAGGTGCGCTTTGGGAATCTCTTCCCCAGCGCTTCAGAGTCTGTATGGGCTTTGCCCTTCCCGATGACAGCGCTGGAGTGCAAGCTTCACGGGGGCTTCCTCAATGTCCCCAGGCGCTCCGGGGAAAAACCCGGACACGGCATCCGGGATAGCCTGCTCATCGCCCTGGCGTATGCAGAGCTGGAACGGCAAGGCGCCCGCTTTCCAGTGCCCATGCTCCTGCGCTGCACCCATGAAATCAGAGGAGAGAAGTGCGGCGGACGCATGGAACGGGTGAGCGGGTTTTATGCGACTCTGCCCGAGGGCTGGAGGGTGATGAAGATCGAAAAGGCACTCCAGACCAAGGTTGCCCTGAGTCGCCATCGCCGCGCTGCCCAGGAAGGGATGCTCTATCGGGTAATCGGAGTGCGACCGAAAAGCACATTCGTCGGGCGGCTCTGGGTTGAGGACGAGGCAATCCTCGAGGAGCTCAAGAAAGCGGTGGAGAGCGTCGGAGTCGGCGCCCTCACGACCCGAGGGTTCGGCGCCGCGCGTCTCAAGGCGGTGGAACCCGGCATAGAGCCTATCGCCGAGCGCCTGCGCGCCTTCAACGAGAAACTGCGCGAAGTGTGGCGAGACCTGGCGGATCTGGCCCGGCAGACCGGGAGCCCAGCGCCCATGGAGCCATCGGGGACGTACTTCAGCGTGGATCTGCTTGCGCCTGCTGTTCTCCGGGACCCGCACGGGTTGCCCACCCTGAAGCTCTTTCTCGACCTGGACGGGCAATGGCGGGAGCCGGTCTTCTGGGTGACGCAGCCGACCTTCGTGGGCGGCTTCTCTACTGCCTGGGGACTGCCCAAGCCCACCTACCTGGGAGCAGCGATGGGGAGCGTGTATGTGTTCCGAACAGAAGCTTCCCAGAAGGAGCTCCTGCCCTTCCTGGAAAACCTGGAAGCCCGGGGCGTCGGGATCCGCACCGATGAAGGCCTGGGCGAAATTTTGGTGTGCCACCCATTTCATCAGGAGGTAATGCCGGTATGA
- the csx7 gene encoding CRISPR-associated RAMP protein Csx7, protein MTLHSFWHFENRWLITATLRMKTALSVGARASLMPTGSDLPVIKTPEGIPFIPGSSLKGVVRAYTERLLRTMDELKQTRQGERLWACDPLDERERCVIAKCGEHCENCKGNCCRDCGRCKNCMVRRATQNNRLDDEKLTQEIWQCSCTACRLFGSPWLASRISFQDAMLSNRDNLLRLTELRDGVGIDRDLGSAKSGIKYDFETVPAGAEFGITIVVENADEWEVGLLLLALEAMRKGELPVGGKTTRGPGWGEIVNLKIQKVGMENFLDYLTGTGQPAEIWNSELLQRLATALQQGGSHA, encoded by the coding sequence ATGACCCTTCACTCCTTTTGGCACTTTGAGAACCGCTGGTTGATTACCGCGACCCTGCGGATGAAGACCGCCCTTTCCGTAGGTGCCCGCGCCTCGCTCATGCCTACGGGATCTGATCTTCCTGTCATTAAGACCCCGGAGGGCATTCCCTTCATCCCGGGCTCTTCGCTCAAGGGTGTGGTGCGTGCTTACACAGAGCGGCTCCTGCGCACGATGGACGAGCTCAAGCAGACCCGTCAGGGTGAACGACTCTGGGCATGTGACCCACTGGATGAGCGGGAGCGCTGCGTCATCGCAAAATGCGGTGAGCATTGTGAAAACTGTAAGGGGAATTGCTGTCGCGATTGCGGCCGGTGTAAGAACTGTATGGTCAGACGCGCAACGCAGAATAACCGGCTTGACGACGAAAAGCTCACGCAGGAGATTTGGCAGTGCTCCTGCACCGCCTGCCGGCTCTTCGGCTCCCCCTGGCTGGCGTCGCGGATATCGTTTCAGGATGCCATGCTCTCGAATCGGGACAACCTGCTCCGGCTCACCGAACTCCGAGACGGTGTGGGGATTGACCGCGATCTGGGCTCAGCGAAAAGCGGCATCAAATACGACTTCGAGACTGTGCCTGCGGGAGCGGAGTTCGGCATTACCATCGTGGTAGAAAACGCCGACGAATGGGAGGTAGGGCTGTTGCTCTTGGCGCTGGAAGCGATGCGAAAGGGCGAATTGCCTGTGGGCGGCAAGACCACCCGCGGTCCTGGCTGGGGGGAAATCGTCAACCTTAAAATCCAGAAGGTTGGCATGGAAAACTTCTTGGACTACCTC